From a region of the Streptomyces sp. NBC_01454 genome:
- a CDS encoding sigma-70 family RNA polymerase sigma factor, whose translation MIAALTGPSPYKRTAVDDEQVTGLALAARDGNPDAVERFVHATHRDIWRFVAHLSGDTHAADDLAQETFLRALTGLPKFAGRSCARTWLLSIARRVVIDRYRSAAARPRIADINDWQAVAEHRQPSGLPGFDDGLALGELLDTLDRERREAFVLTQLVGLPYADAAAVVGCPIGTVRSRVSRARADLAGWLRSAETCAQAPRPAMAQ comes from the coding sequence ATGATCGCTGCCCTGACCGGGCCGTCCCCCTACAAGCGGACCGCCGTGGACGACGAGCAGGTGACCGGCCTGGCCCTGGCCGCCAGGGACGGCAACCCCGACGCCGTCGAACGCTTCGTCCACGCCACCCACCGGGACATATGGCGGTTCGTGGCCCACTTGAGCGGGGACACGCACGCGGCCGACGATCTGGCGCAGGAGACCTTTCTGCGTGCCCTCACCGGTCTGCCGAAGTTCGCCGGCCGCTCCTGTGCGCGTACCTGGCTGTTGTCCATCGCCCGCCGGGTGGTGATCGACCGCTACCGCTCCGCCGCGGCCCGGCCGCGCATCGCCGACATCAACGACTGGCAGGCGGTGGCGGAACACCGCCAGCCGAGCGGACTCCCCGGATTCGACGACGGCCTGGCCCTCGGCGAACTCCTCGACACCCTCGACCGCGAACGCCGGGAGGCCTTCGTCCTCACCCAGCTGGTCGGCCTGCCCTACGCGGACGCCGCGGCCGTCGTCGGCTGCCCGATCGGCACCGTGCGCTCCCGGGTGTCCCGCGCCCGAGCGGACCTCGCCGGATGGCTCAGGTCCGCCGAAACGTGCGCACAAGCGCCCCGCCCGGCGATGGCGCAATGA
- a CDS encoding IS630 family transposase (programmed frameshift), with product MRYADGGGLSPGGRRRRESVRMRAVELFEQKIKPPDVARRLRVSRKSAYEWHRLWRDGGAKALASRGPSGSRCRLSPRCLEKLAACLDEGPAAHGWVEDQVWTAARVATLIGRKFHVSYSVSGATRLMHRLGFSPQVPARRVAERDEQAVTTWKEATWREVKGHGRPGGGYICFEDEAGFTRRPPRGRTWGRRGHTPVVTVSGRRSGRLSVAGLIAMRPGSRTRLCHRLRTHPAGGGTRRSMGERDFIALVDGVHQLVRAPIVLVWDRLNTHVSHRMRDLVAERAWLTVFLLPAYSPDLNPVEWVWAHVKRSLANLAVMALDRLETLVRNRLKRLQYRPHILDGFIAGTGLALDSPTPP from the exons ATGAGGTATGCAGATGGGGGTGGGCTGAGTCCTGGGGGGCGTCGGCGCCGGGAGTCGGTTCGGATGCGGGCGGTCGAGCTGTTCGAGCAGAAGATCAAGCCGCCGGATGTCGCCCGGCGGCTGCGGGTGAGTCGGAAGTCGGCTTATGAATGGCACCGGCTGTGGCGGGACGGCGGGGCCAAGGCTCTGGCCTCACGTGGACCGAGTGGATCACGGTGTCGGTTGTCGCCACGCTGCCTGGAAAAGCTGGCCGCGTGCCTCGATGAGGGACCTGCCGCGCACGGCTGGGTGGAAGACCAGGTGTGGACCGCGGCGAGGGTGGCCACACTGATCGGCAGGAAGTTCCACGTCTCCTACAGCGTGTCCGGGGCCACGAGGCTGATGCACCGCCTCGGCTTTTCCCCGCAGGTCCCCGCACGACGGGTCGCCGAGCGCGACGAGCAGGCCGTGACGACCTGGAAGGAGGCGACCTGGCGGGAGGTAAAAGGGCACGGGCGGCCTG GCGGGGGTTACATCTGCTTCGAGGACGAAGCCGGCTTCACCCGACGGCCGCCCCGCGGACGGACTTGGGGCCGCCGCGGCCACACCCCGGTCGTGACGGTCAGCGGACGCCGCTCCGGACGGCTCTCCGTGGCCGGGCTGATCGCGATGCGGCCCGGCTCCCGGACCCGACTGTGCCACCGCCTGCGGACCCACCCCGCCGGCGGTGGCACGCGCCGCAGCATGGGCGAGCGGGACTTCATCGCGCTCGTCGACGGAGTTCATCAGCTGGTCAGAGCGCCGATCGTACTGGTGTGGGACCGGTTGAACACCCATGTCTCCCACAGGATGCGCGACCTCGTCGCCGAGCGAGCATGGCTGACGGTGTTCCTGCTCCCCGCCTACTCGCCGGACCTCAACCCCGTCGAATGGGTGTGGGCACACGTCAAACGCAGCCTCGCCAACCTCGCCGTCATGGCCCTCGACCGGCTCGAAACCCTCGTCCGCAACCGACTCAAACGCCTCCAGTACCGCCCTCACATCCTCGACGGCTTCATAGCCGGCACCGGCCTCGCCCTCGACAGCCCAACGCCACCCTGA
- a CDS encoding ATP-binding SpoIIE family protein phosphatase, with product MATLRRLVDELRASTAILYVPSPDGSALIAALVVGGPVSVFTVAEHVAVQSTNYTAAKAYRAGRQFSESSPIKRSPQVTMPFPYTVISTPLCDDEEENTLWVMTGIWQPPLENAADLSVAQRRCRKLGDALSRLLKASHGGDFAELSLNPLFLMPALEESLSVDITFIYHIHKLASALVEAKRIKDVVEVATARIMKPLQAQAMAVCVEEQGWLRLVGCSGYSGDVIDGLGRTLAADGSAEARIFRYDRPVFLESDEQLAKNPLGSFSDGREACILLPLTGMAHQQGVLLLTFVRPRHFRAEERAALVTMAGLFSQALERARLSDGEHAMARELQQVLLPHALPHLDQLECAARYLSASENGDVGGDWYDVLTLSDGNVGLVIGDVEGHSSSAAAVMGQICSGLRAYSAEGHRPADLLRRMNQLLTDLKPGRLATCCCVWIDLATGTAEISSAGHPMPVLRQSDGAIAVPTLDVGLPLGVDPETNYNSVEVTLAPETVLALYTDGLVCSHTLDVGTGTRKLLGTMAEASGHCLEDLADRLLRITTGTAIRDDDTALLLARYEGHLQGVPSRVSRLDIQRHDLQGVREVRQFIQNILLQWGLDAISYETELLATELVTNGLVHADSDVDVRLRKYPDRIRVEVRDSSTRPPVPAPITVDLEIDSFSENGRGLVIVEELAAAWGTAPYGRGKSVWFEVAGLVEAPPRY from the coding sequence ATGGCGACCCTGCGCCGACTGGTTGATGAACTGCGCGCCAGCACTGCGATCCTCTATGTGCCGTCGCCCGACGGCAGTGCGCTGATTGCCGCACTGGTCGTAGGTGGTCCCGTTTCCGTATTCACGGTGGCGGAGCACGTAGCCGTCCAAAGTACGAATTACACGGCGGCGAAGGCTTATCGAGCCGGGCGACAGTTTTCCGAAAGCTCACCGATCAAGCGGTCACCTCAAGTGACCATGCCGTTCCCGTACACAGTTATATCGACACCGCTTTGCGACGACGAGGAAGAGAATACCCTCTGGGTCATGACCGGGATATGGCAGCCTCCTCTCGAGAATGCTGCCGACCTTTCCGTCGCTCAACGACGCTGCAGGAAGCTGGGTGATGCCCTGAGCAGACTCCTCAAAGCGTCTCATGGTGGCGATTTCGCGGAACTCTCATTGAATCCGCTCTTTCTTATGCCTGCACTTGAAGAGTCGCTTTCTGTTGATATCACATTCATCTACCATATTCACAAGCTTGCGTCCGCGCTGGTGGAAGCGAAGCGCATTAAAGACGTCGTCGAGGTAGCTACCGCGCGTATCATGAAACCGCTTCAAGCGCAGGCGATGGCTGTCTGCGTGGAGGAGCAGGGCTGGTTGCGCCTCGTGGGCTGCTCTGGATATTCGGGAGACGTCATCGATGGGCTGGGCCGGACACTGGCTGCAGACGGCTCGGCGGAGGCTCGGATTTTCCGCTACGACCGGCCGGTCTTCCTGGAGTCCGATGAGCAACTCGCCAAGAACCCCCTCGGAAGCTTTTCCGACGGTCGGGAGGCGTGCATACTGCTGCCGCTCACGGGGATGGCGCACCAACAGGGAGTTCTCCTGCTGACCTTCGTCCGTCCGCGCCACTTCCGAGCTGAGGAACGGGCGGCCCTGGTGACCATGGCCGGACTGTTCAGCCAAGCTCTGGAACGTGCCCGCCTGTCCGACGGAGAGCATGCGATGGCTCGGGAACTGCAGCAGGTGCTACTGCCGCATGCGCTGCCCCACCTCGATCAGCTGGAGTGCGCGGCGCGCTACCTCTCCGCGTCCGAGAACGGTGATGTCGGCGGGGACTGGTATGACGTGCTCACGCTGTCCGACGGCAACGTCGGACTGGTTATCGGAGACGTGGAGGGCCACAGCTCCTCCGCGGCGGCAGTCATGGGCCAGATCTGCAGCGGCTTGCGGGCGTACTCCGCGGAGGGGCACCGTCCCGCGGATCTGCTGCGCCGGATGAACCAGCTCCTGACCGATCTGAAGCCCGGGCGGTTGGCCACGTGCTGCTGCGTCTGGATTGACCTCGCGACCGGAACCGCTGAGATATCCAGTGCCGGTCATCCCATGCCGGTTCTGAGACAGTCAGACGGCGCTATCGCGGTCCCGACGCTCGATGTCGGCCTCCCTCTGGGGGTGGATCCGGAGACGAATTACAACTCCGTTGAAGTCACCCTTGCTCCTGAGACGGTTCTGGCGCTCTACACGGATGGGCTGGTGTGCTCGCACACCCTCGACGTCGGCACCGGAACACGGAAACTGCTGGGCACCATGGCCGAAGCGAGCGGTCATTGTCTGGAAGACCTGGCGGATCGCCTCCTCCGGATCACCACCGGCACGGCCATCCGGGATGACGACACTGCCCTGCTTTTGGCGCGGTACGAGGGACACCTGCAGGGAGTGCCTTCTCGCGTCAGTCGTCTGGACATCCAGCGTCATGATTTGCAAGGTGTCCGGGAGGTTCGCCAGTTCATTCAAAATATCCTGTTGCAATGGGGACTCGACGCCATTTCCTACGAGACCGAGCTGCTCGCAACGGAACTGGTCACCAACGGACTTGTCCACGCCGATAGCGATGTGGATGTACGGCTCCGCAAATACCCTGACCGCATCCGGGTGGAGGTCCGCGATTCCTCCACCCGGCCGCCGGTGCCTGCTCCCATCACGGTCGATCTGGAAATCGACAGCTTCTCGGAAAACGGTCGTGGCTTGGTGATCGTGGAAGAGCTGGCTGCCGCATGGGGCACTGCCCCGTACGGGCGCGGGAAGTCGGTCTGGTTCGAGGTGGCCGGCTTGGTGGAGGCGCCGCCACGTTACTGA
- a CDS encoding chloramphenicol phosphotransferase CPT family protein, translating into MPSPVSGFEPEAGPEIPGQSAGGLIIFLNGTSSSGKSSIAKELLALLGEPYFHMPVDAFHAMRSGPELPPDELAAMLRRTWRGYHRAVAGMAAAGNNVIVDHLFSEPWRLHDCLGLFRPQDVVLVGVRCPLPELERREQDRGDRPPGLAARQIDRVHAHGVYDIECDTGSASALDCARQIKEFLGRRHSPTAFEQMRARPPQLPAEG; encoded by the coding sequence ATGCCAAGTCCCGTTTCCGGGTTCGAGCCCGAGGCCGGTCCGGAGATACCCGGTCAGTCCGCCGGCGGCCTCATCATCTTCCTGAACGGCACGTCGAGTTCCGGCAAGTCCAGCATCGCGAAGGAACTACTCGCCCTCCTCGGTGAGCCGTACTTTCACATGCCCGTCGATGCCTTTCACGCCATGCGCTCCGGCCCCGAGCTGCCCCCGGACGAACTGGCCGCCATGCTCAGACGCACGTGGCGGGGGTATCACCGTGCGGTGGCCGGCATGGCCGCGGCAGGCAACAACGTCATCGTGGACCACCTCTTCAGTGAGCCGTGGCGCCTTCACGACTGCCTCGGCCTGTTCCGCCCCCAGGACGTCGTCCTGGTAGGAGTGCGCTGCCCGTTGCCGGAGCTGGAACGACGGGAGCAGGACCGCGGCGATCGTCCGCCCGGGCTCGCCGCCCGTCAGATCGACCGTGTCCACGCGCACGGCGTCTACGACATCGAGTGCGACACCGGCAGTGCCAGTGCGCTCGACTGCGCTCGGCAGATCAAGGAGTTTCTCGGCCGACGGCACTCCCCCACCGCGTTTGAACAGATGAGAGCGAGGCCCCCTCAGCTGCCTGCGGAAGGGTGA
- a CDS encoding IPT/TIG domain-containing protein, with protein MGDTPEGITLTPDGARAYVANRGSNTVSVIDTATNTVTDTIPTNAGPTFVAFTPDGTRAYVTFGGAALVSVIDTTTNSVSTDIVVSDPTTVVAITPDGTRAYVTVGASTVNVIDTATNTVTDTITVGGAPTGVVITPDGARAYVANQIPGTVSVIDTATNTVTDTISVGNFPILLDVTPDGTRVYVTVVGDSALRVIDTATDTVTATIGVSAQPRVPAVSPDGSHVYVANADPDTVSVIDTVTNSVVENIAVGDGPTDLVFFPDGTHAYVTNTLAGTVEVLATTVIPDHGSTGGGAPVTLTGHHLANATAVHFGTAQAVITANTATSMTVTAPAGSGAVPVTVTTAGGTGTLGTFYYTPPPALTGISPATGPVAGSDQAIVITGRNLAGALDVFFGSSRAVIQSGTDTQITVRATAAPAPGGAAVTVITPGGTTDGLSYTYLDASTVTGVSPNTGPTTGGTQVTITGTGLAGTDQVTFNGTLAAFAVISDTTVTATTPPSGTDGTVDVTVTGPGGTPAGSFTYVTGPGV; from the coding sequence GTGGGCGACACGCCCGAGGGAATCACCCTCACGCCCGACGGTGCCCGTGCTTATGTGGCCAACCGTGGCTCGAACACGGTGAGTGTGATCGACACCGCCACCAACACCGTCACCGACACCATCCCTACGAACGCCGGGCCGACTTTCGTGGCGTTCACTCCGGACGGAACGCGCGCTTACGTGACCTTCGGCGGTGCCGCTCTCGTCAGCGTCATCGACACCACGACCAACTCCGTCAGCACAGACATCGTGGTGAGCGATCCCACGACTGTCGTGGCGATCACCCCTGACGGCACCCGCGCCTATGTGACCGTTGGCGCCTCCACCGTGAATGTGATCGACACCGCCACCAACACCGTCACCGACACCATCACCGTGGGTGGTGCACCGACCGGCGTGGTCATCACCCCGGACGGAGCCCGCGCCTACGTGGCCAACCAGATCCCGGGTACCGTCAGTGTGATCGACACCGCCACCAACACCGTCACCGACACCATCAGCGTCGGCAACTTCCCCATCCTGCTGGACGTCACCCCGGACGGAACCCGTGTCTACGTCACGGTCGTAGGCGACTCCGCTCTCCGTGTGATCGACACCGCCACCGATACCGTCACGGCCACGATCGGTGTCAGCGCCCAGCCGCGTGTGCCGGCGGTCAGCCCGGACGGCTCCCACGTGTACGTGGCGAACGCCGACCCGGACACAGTGAGCGTGATCGACACGGTGACCAACTCCGTCGTGGAGAACATCGCCGTGGGAGACGGCCCCACCGACCTCGTGTTCTTTCCCGACGGGACGCACGCGTATGTGACCAACACGCTCGCCGGAACCGTCGAGGTGCTGGCAACGACCGTGATCCCCGACCACGGATCCACCGGGGGCGGAGCCCCCGTGACACTCACCGGCCACCACCTGGCCAACGCCACCGCCGTGCACTTCGGCACCGCCCAGGCCGTCATCACCGCCAACACCGCGACCTCGATGACTGTCACCGCCCCCGCCGGATCCGGCGCCGTTCCCGTGACGGTCACCACCGCCGGTGGCACCGGAACCCTGGGCACCTTCTATTACACGCCACCGCCCGCCCTCACCGGCATCAGCCCCGCCACGGGGCCTGTTGCCGGCAGTGACCAGGCGATCGTCATCACTGGCCGCAACCTCGCCGGAGCCCTTGATGTGTTCTTCGGCTCCAGCCGTGCCGTCATCCAGTCCGGCACCGACACCCAGATCACCGTCAGAGCCACCGCTGCTCCGGCACCGGGCGGCGCCGCCGTCACCGTGATCACCCCCGGCGGGACCACCGACGGACTCTCCTACACCTACCTCGACGCGTCCACCGTCACCGGCGTCAGCCCCAACACCGGGCCCACTACCGGTGGCACCCAAGTGACCATCACCGGCACCGGCCTGGCCGGCACCGACCAGGTCACCTTCAACGGAACCCTCGCCGCCTTCGCGGTCATCTCCGACACCACCGTGACCGCCACCACCCCGCCCAGCGGCACCGACGGCACCGTCGACGTCACCGTCACAGGCCCCGGCGGCACCCCTGCCGGATCGTTCACCTACGTCACCGGGCCTGGAGTATGA
- a CDS encoding MmyB family transcriptional regulator produces MLKNHRYDILARNGEMARRLRDFDTLPPSQRNSMWLCLMHPEIREFSVDRERVVREGIAHLRAARAAHPEDQALTDLIAEFTTRDEEFARGWAERDIEVNGRGRTVMRPPDVGVITVDFEVLLPLQDPDQRLVIYRAVDEESRSAGDRLCAR; encoded by the coding sequence ATGCTGAAGAACCACCGCTACGACATCCTGGCCCGGAACGGCGAAATGGCGAGGCGGCTACGGGATTTCGACACCCTGCCGCCGTCGCAGCGCAATTCGATGTGGCTGTGCCTGATGCATCCGGAGATTCGTGAGTTCTCTGTCGACCGCGAACGCGTCGTGCGGGAGGGGATCGCCCACCTGCGCGCCGCGCGGGCCGCGCATCCGGAGGATCAGGCGCTGACCGACCTCATCGCCGAATTCACCACACGTGACGAGGAATTCGCGCGAGGGTGGGCCGAGCGAGACATCGAGGTCAACGGCCGCGGGCGCACGGTGATGCGGCCTCCCGACGTCGGTGTGATCACAGTGGATTTCGAAGTGCTGCTGCCACTGCAAGACCCGGACCAGCGGTTGGTGATCTACCGCGCCGTGGACGAGGAGAGCCGGTCGGCAGGGGACCGGTTGTGCGCACGGTGA
- a CDS encoding HD domain-containing protein — MMRERTYGMENNLREVFDFISFTARLREVERHNNATPGRKESVAEHSWHLALISWILHREFERESGRSLDLEKMLKMCLMHDLVEIEAGDPSAWSARNGDEKARIEEEVAQRRFASLPDGLGAEFLSLWHEHEEGATPEARLVRGVDRLNPALMRLLTGQGWQDVGADAAALDRLQLPRVQVSDTLTALYEEVRDAAVARELLAPAP; from the coding sequence ATGATGAGAGAACGGACATACGGCATGGAAAACAACCTTCGCGAAGTATTCGACTTCATTTCTTTCACCGCCCGGCTACGCGAAGTTGAGCGGCATAACAACGCCACGCCCGGCCGAAAGGAGAGCGTGGCCGAACACTCCTGGCATCTGGCCCTCATCAGCTGGATCCTGCACCGCGAGTTCGAGCGGGAGAGCGGCCGCTCGCTCGACCTCGAGAAGATGCTCAAGATGTGTCTGATGCACGACCTCGTGGAAATCGAGGCGGGCGACCCCTCGGCCTGGAGCGCGCGGAACGGCGACGAGAAGGCCCGGATCGAGGAGGAGGTCGCTCAGCGCCGCTTCGCCTCCCTGCCGGACGGGCTCGGCGCCGAGTTCCTGAGCCTCTGGCACGAGCACGAGGAAGGGGCCACGCCCGAAGCCCGCCTCGTCCGTGGCGTGGACCGGCTCAACCCGGCGCTCATGCGCCTGCTGACCGGCCAGGGGTGGCAGGACGTGGGTGCGGACGCGGCGGCCCTGGACCGGCTCCAACTGCCGCGTGTCCAGGTGAGCGACACCCTCACCGCCCTCTACGAGGAGGTCAGGGACGCGGCGGTGGCCCGAGAGCTGCTTGCCCCCGCGCCCTGA
- a CDS encoding cysteine desulfurase, with protein MAHALDPLQIRADFPILRRTVGGGQRLVYLDSGATSQKPVQVLDAERAFAETSNAAVHRGAHQLAEEATEAYEQAREQIAAFIGVHPGEVVFTKNATEGINLVAYALSNAATSGEAAARFRLGPGDEIVVTEMEHHANLVPWQELCRRTGATLRWLGVTDEGRLDLSRLDEVITSRTRLVAFAHQSNVLGTVNPVRQIVDRAAEVGALTLLDACQSVPHAAVDFHACGVDFAVFSGHKMLGPSGVGVLYGRRELLEVMPPFLTGGSMIEVVRMTESTFAPPPQRFEAGVPMVSQAVGLAAAVRYLTAVGMRRITAHERLLTEAALGTLSAIDGVRILGPTTSADRGSAVSFVVDGVHPHDVSQVLDAQGVAVRVGHHCAWPLHRRLGVPASVRASFYLYNTLADIEPLAAGIVEAQAMFGATAPGPERDGGSAACA; from the coding sequence ATGGCCCACGCCCTCGACCCCCTGCAGATCCGCGCCGACTTCCCGATCCTGCGTCGCACCGTCGGCGGCGGCCAGCGGCTCGTCTATCTGGACTCCGGTGCGACGTCCCAGAAACCCGTGCAGGTCCTCGACGCCGAACGAGCCTTCGCCGAGACGTCGAACGCCGCGGTGCACCGGGGCGCGCACCAGCTCGCCGAAGAGGCGACCGAGGCCTACGAACAGGCCCGTGAGCAGATCGCGGCCTTCATCGGCGTACACCCGGGAGAAGTGGTCTTCACCAAGAACGCCACCGAAGGCATCAACCTCGTCGCCTACGCCCTGAGCAACGCCGCCACCTCCGGCGAAGCGGCCGCGCGCTTCCGACTCGGCCCCGGCGACGAGATCGTGGTCACCGAGATGGAACACCACGCCAACCTCGTGCCCTGGCAGGAGTTGTGCCGGCGCACCGGCGCCACCCTGCGCTGGCTCGGGGTGACCGACGAAGGGCGGCTCGACCTCTCGCGGCTGGACGAGGTGATCACGTCGCGTACCCGGCTGGTGGCCTTCGCCCATCAGTCCAATGTGCTCGGCACCGTCAACCCGGTCCGGCAGATCGTGGACAGAGCGGCCGAGGTCGGCGCACTCACGCTGCTGGACGCCTGCCAGTCGGTGCCGCACGCCGCGGTCGACTTCCACGCCTGCGGAGTGGACTTCGCGGTCTTCAGCGGCCACAAGATGCTCGGCCCCTCCGGAGTGGGCGTCCTCTACGGACGGCGCGAACTCCTGGAGGTCATGCCGCCGTTTCTCACCGGCGGTTCGATGATCGAGGTCGTCAGGATGACGGAGTCGACCTTCGCCCCGCCGCCCCAGCGGTTCGAGGCCGGAGTGCCCATGGTGTCCCAGGCGGTCGGACTGGCCGCGGCCGTGCGCTATCTGACTGCCGTCGGCATGCGGCGCATCACCGCTCACGAACGTCTGCTGACCGAGGCGGCGCTCGGCACCCTGTCCGCGATCGACGGGGTACGGATCCTCGGCCCCACCACGAGTGCCGACCGCGGCAGTGCGGTGTCCTTCGTCGTCGACGGAGTGCATCCGCACGATGTCAGCCAGGTCCTGGACGCCCAGGGCGTGGCGGTCCGGGTCGGGCACCACTGCGCCTGGCCCCTCCACCGCCGGCTGGGCGTGCCGGCCAGCGTGCGCGCCAGCTTCTACCTCTACAACACGCTCGCGGACATCGAGCCGCTGGCCGCGGGGATCGTGGAGGCACAGGCGATGTTCGGTGCCACGGCGCCCGGGCCGGAGCGGGACGGGGGGAGTGCGGCGTGCGCCTGA
- the sufU gene encoding Fe-S cluster assembly sulfur transfer protein SufU: MRLTAEHQEIILAHYRSPHHSGLRDPYDAEIHRFNPTCGDELTLRVRREGEGERATLADVSYQVQGCSISQASVSVMTDLVLGRTAEEAEELHTEIAALLRARTPESGAWPSRLGDAAAFRDVSQHPARIKCALLCWTALRQALS, encoded by the coding sequence GTGCGCCTGACGGCAGAACACCAGGAGATCATCCTTGCCCACTACCGCTCCCCGCACCACAGCGGCCTCCGGGACCCGTACGACGCCGAGATCCACCGGTTCAACCCCACGTGCGGCGACGAACTGACCCTGCGCGTCCGCCGGGAAGGAGAAGGGGAGCGGGCGACCCTCGCGGACGTCTCGTACCAGGTCCAGGGCTGCTCGATCAGTCAAGCGTCCGTTTCGGTGATGACCGACCTGGTCCTCGGCCGTACTGCCGAGGAAGCCGAGGAGCTGCACACGGAGATCGCCGCGCTGTTGCGCGCACGGACACCGGAGTCCGGAGCCTGGCCGTCCCGTCTGGGGGACGCCGCGGCGTTCCGCGACGTGTCCCAGCACCCGGCGCGGATCAAATGCGCACTGCTCTGCTGGACCGCCCTGCGACAGGCACTGTCGTGA
- a CDS encoding ABC transporter permease yields the protein MATTTTPPASAAPRSHATTDRRHRFVHAVAFEWIKVRTIRSTWWTLFAAAFITVGVAVLAGGHAHRGESAAGVLGEIYVGLPLGQLAICLFGVLAATSEYGTGSIRSTFTAVPHRPRLLAAKALVVFAVSLVTGLLISFATYGAGSLSLGTGVAHPALSDGAVLRAVIGAGCYLGVLGVLALALGLVLRASAGGITAAVSVTFILPIVFRMIGDIGRPLLKWWPTEAGQQILRVLPSPDRLGPLPGLGYFAALTLVALVGATVMVNRRDA from the coding sequence ATGGCGACAACAACGACTCCTCCGGCCTCCGCCGCTCCCCGGAGCCACGCCACGACCGACCGGCGCCACCGCTTCGTCCATGCGGTCGCGTTCGAGTGGATCAAGGTCCGGACGATCCGCTCCACCTGGTGGACGCTGTTCGCCGCCGCCTTCATCACCGTCGGGGTGGCGGTGCTCGCGGGCGGGCACGCCCACAGGGGCGAGAGTGCGGCGGGGGTGCTGGGCGAGATCTACGTGGGGCTCCCGCTGGGCCAGTTGGCCATCTGCCTCTTCGGTGTGCTGGCGGCCACCTCCGAGTACGGCACCGGCTCGATCCGCAGCACCTTCACCGCCGTCCCGCACCGCCCCCGGCTGCTGGCGGCCAAGGCCCTGGTGGTCTTCGCCGTGTCGCTGGTGACCGGGCTGCTGATCTCCTTCGCCACCTACGGCGCCGGCTCGCTGTCCTTGGGGACGGGTGTCGCGCACCCCGCCCTGTCCGACGGGGCGGTACTGCGCGCGGTGATCGGTGCCGGCTGCTACCTGGGCGTGCTCGGGGTCCTCGCGCTCGCCCTGGGACTGGTGCTGCGGGCCTCCGCGGGCGGGATCACGGCTGCCGTGAGCGTCACGTTCATCCTGCCCATCGTGTTCCGCATGATCGGCGACATCGGCCGGCCGCTGCTCAAGTGGTGGCCCACCGAGGCCGGGCAGCAGATCCTCCGTGTGCTCCCCTCCCCGGACCGTCTCGGCCCGCTGCCGGGCCTCGGCTACTTCGCGGCCCTCACCCTGGTCGCGCTCGTCGGCGCCACGGTCATGGTCAACCGGCGTGACGCCTGA
- a CDS encoding ABC transporter ATP-binding protein gives MIEVTGLSKRYGDKKAVDNLTFTVHPGMVTGFLGPNGAGKSTTLRMIVGLDRPTSGSATVCGRPYHELPTPLHTVGALLEAKAVHTGRTARDHLRGLAASHHIPRQRVDEVLAMVGLTEAARRRVGGFSLGMGQRLGIAAALLGDPDILILDEPVNGLDPEGIQWVREFMRSMADDGRTVLVSSHLMSEMQDTADHLIVIGRGQLAADSSMADFLARSSHNGTVVRTPHAPQLVPLLRREGGTVDDLPGGEPADGALLVRGMEARRIGELAGQNGLWLHELAPQRVSLQDAFMELTADAVEYRVTHGGKAA, from the coding sequence ATGATCGAAGTAACCGGGCTGTCCAAGCGCTACGGCGACAAAAAGGCCGTCGACAACCTCACGTTCACCGTCCACCCCGGTATGGTCACCGGCTTTCTCGGTCCCAACGGCGCCGGCAAGTCCACCACCCTGCGCATGATCGTCGGTCTCGACCGGCCGACCTCGGGCTCCGCGACCGTGTGCGGCCGGCCGTACCACGAACTGCCCACGCCGCTGCACACCGTCGGTGCCCTGCTGGAGGCCAAGGCCGTCCACACCGGCCGCACCGCCCGTGACCACCTCCGCGGGCTCGCCGCCTCGCACCACATCCCGCGGCAGCGCGTCGACGAGGTGCTCGCGATGGTCGGTCTGACGGAGGCCGCCCGCCGGCGCGTCGGCGGATTCTCGCTCGGTATGGGCCAGCGTCTCGGCATCGCGGCCGCGCTGCTGGGCGACCCCGACATCCTCATCCTCGACGAGCCGGTCAACGGCCTGGACCCCGAAGGCATCCAGTGGGTGCGGGAGTTCATGCGCTCCATGGCCGACGACGGGCGCACCGTCCTGGTCTCCTCGCACCTCATGAGCGAGATGCAGGACACCGCGGACCACCTCATCGTGATCGGCCGCGGGCAGCTGGCGGCCGACAGTTCCATGGCGGACTTCCTGGCCCGCAGTTCACACAACGGCACGGTGGTCCGCACCCCGCACGCGCCGCAGCTCGTTCCGCTGCTGCGGCGCGAGGGAGGCACCGTCGACGACCTGCCCGGCGGCGAGCCCGCGGACGGCGCGCTGCTCGTACGGGGAATGGAGGCACGGCGGATCGGTGAGCTGGCCGGGCAGAACGGGCTGTGGCTCCACGAGCTGGCACCGCAGCGGGTCTCGCTGCAGGACGCCTTCATGGAACTGACCGCGGACGCCGTCGAATACCGCGTCACGCACGGCGGAAAGGCCGCATGA